The following is a genomic window from Desulfuromonas acetoxidans DSM 684.
GCGGCATCAAGGGTGGAACGCAACTTGTCGGCAGCATTCCATAATTTTTTTTCGAGGTTTTGCAGAAATTCCTGTTCGGACATTCAACTCTCCACGCACGGCTTAGAATTTACACGTATCATTTTTACAAGTGGTTAAACTACACCCAACCACAGCATAAGTAAATGATTCTAATATGTTATTCAACTGATCAACTTTAGGCAATATATAGAAAAAGGCGGCGGGAATCGCCTACTACGTCATTCGCATCACGCTCACTCCTGCGTAGGCTCCCCTTCGCTCGCTGATGTGGCCATCCCAGTGCTCTGTCAATGCTAAAAATTCGCGTGTATGGCACAGCTTCGTGCCGTTCACACAAGGCGCGAAAACGCAGAAGTGGCCAACCCACTTCAAGGTTTTGCAACGCCGTGGGAATGGTGCGAGGCGAAGCCAGACCCGAATTATTTAGGATTGCCAGAGCACTCACCGCTTTTCTGACATTTAGTCAGCGCTCGCTGCGCTTCGATTCCCGGCGCTGGCTTTCAGCATTAAAAAAGGATGCAACCCTTCAGGGCTGCATCCTTTTTTGATTGGTGGAGGCGGCGGGAATCGAACCCGCGTCCGAAAATCTTTCACTTAAGGCGTCTACATGTGTAGTCTGTGTTTTAAATTTAACCGCATGCAGCCCCCACAGACAGGCTCTTACATGTGGCGATTCCGTTTAGATCTCGCTGTTGAACCACGGACTTGAACAACAACCAGCCTACTAAATTGACGTCGCTAGAAACCCGCAGGCGAAGAGACTAGAGACGTGGCAGACTTAAGCTGCCAGTGCGTACGAAACGTCAGTATCGGCGTTTGTATAAGATGGGCTTTTTAACGGAGCCTGCCCACTCCGACATGCAACCTTAGCTTCCAATCCCCGTCGAAACCTTGGCGCCCCCTTTCATTTTTTAAGGACATAACCACACTAACATAAAACTGTCGATTTTTCGAGGTGTTTTATCGACAATCTTAACGGTTTTCTTTAAATATTTTTGCCATCTCACGGTCGGCCTGTTTCTTCTTGAGGCTTTCGCGTTTATCGTGCAATTTCTTACCGCGGCCAACGCCAACTTCGAGTTTCACATAGCCGTTTTTGAAGTAGATTTTTGTCGGCACCAGCGACAAACCTTTCTCTTCAACTTTACGAACCAGCTTGTCGATCTCGTATTTGTGCAGCAACAATTTACGGATACGGGTCGGATCGTGGTTTTCCCGGTTGCCCTGCTCGTAGGGGCCGATGTTCATATTGTTGATGAACAGCTCACCCTTCATGATGCGGCAGAACGATTCCTTGATGTTGACGTTGCCAAGACGCAACGATTTCACCTCGGTGCCGGTGAGAACCATGCCGGCCTCGTAGGTCTCCTCAATGTAATACTCGTGGTAGGCCTTTTTGTTTGTCGCGATAATCTTAATGCCCATGGGCGTTGATTTTAACCTTCAGTAGTATGTTCTTCAGCGGCAGGATCATCCTGCTCGGCTGGAGTAATCACTTCAACAATGCGTGCCAGGGAGGTCTGGACCACGGCCGGGCGTCCGAAACGAAACACGCCGAGGGTGCCGACCATAAAGGCGCCGCCGATCATCAGTGCCAACAGCGCTGCCGGAATACCGACGGGCAACAGGCTGGCGATAAAATAACCGACTGCCAGACCGAGTGCAAGCATGATAAAGGCAATGATGTATAAAAAGTTCTGCGAGTCGGCTAAACCGGCGGTGGTTTCGATCTCGACACGCACCGTATCCCCGACCCGCGCATAGGGCTGATTATCCGCCAGC
Proteins encoded in this region:
- the smpB gene encoding SsrA-binding protein SmpB, with the protein product MGIKIIATNKKAYHEYYIEETYEAGMVLTGTEVKSLRLGNVNIKESFCRIMKGELFINNMNIGPYEQGNRENHDPTRIRKLLLHKYEIDKLVRKVEEKGLSLVPTKIYFKNGYVKLEVGVGRGKKLHDKRESLKKKQADREMAKIFKENR
- a CDS encoding SoxR reducing system RseC family protein, encoding MIEEIPTAKEVVNRLFEHQTTLSETGVVIELREKRLAVVAREQSDGCSGCGASGGCCQSGGNGQRRLLADNQPYARVGDTVRVEIETTAGLADSQNFLYIIAFIMLALGLAVGYFIASLLPVGIPAALLALMIGGAFMVGTLGVFRFGRPAVVQTSLARIVEVITPAEQDDPAAEEHTTEG